The following are encoded together in the Cynocephalus volans isolate mCynVol1 chromosome 4, mCynVol1.pri, whole genome shotgun sequence genome:
- the LOC134376477 gene encoding olfactory receptor 8K5-like: MGQQNLTLLTEFVLMGVTRRPELQLPFFCIFLIIYMITVVGNVGMIIVTKVDSRLRTPMYFFIRHLAFIDLGNSTVICPKMLANFIVEQNTISYYACAAQMACFILFIVSELSILSAMAYDRYVAICNPLLYNVIMSPRLCHVLVGIPYLYSAFQALMFTVKIFTSAFCGSNIISHFYCDVVPLSPMLCSNAQEMQLLIMLFSAFNLISSLLVVLVSYMTILLAICRMHSAVGRTKAFSTCGSHLTAVVVFYGSLLFMYMQPKSTHSFETDKTASVFYTLVIPMLNPLIYSLRNKEVKNAFYSVLKTQCKHHI, encoded by the coding sequence ATGGGCCAGCAGAATCTAACATTGCTGACCGAATTCGTTCTGATGGGAGTCACAAGGCGGCCTGAGCTGCAGCTTCCCTTTTTTTGCATCTTTCTCATCATCTACATGATCACAGTGGTGGGCAACGTGGGCATGATCATTGTGACCAAGGTGGACTCTCGTCTGCGTActcctatgtatttttttatcaGACACCTGGCTTTCATTGATCTTGGTAATTCTACTGTGATTTGTCCCAAGATGCTGGCAAATTTTATTGTGGAACAAAATACTATTTCCTATTATGCATGTGCCGCACAGATGGCttgcttcattcttttcatcGTGAGTGAACTTTCCATCTTGTCAGCCATGGCCTATGATCGCTACGTGGCCATCTGTAACCCTCTCCTCTACAATGTTATCATGTCTCCAAGACTTTGTCATGTGCTGGTGGGTATTCCATACCTCTACAGTGCTTTTCAGGCTCTGATGTTCACTGTTAAGATTTTTACATCAGCCTTCTGTGGTTCTAACATCATCAGCCATTTCTACTGTGATGTTGTTCCCTTGTCACCTATGCTTTGTTCCAATGCACAGGAAATGCAATTGTTGATCATGCTATTTTCAGCATTTAATTTGATCTCCTCCCTCCTGGTAGTCCTTGTATCTTACATGACAATTCTGCTAGCCATATGTAGAATGCATTCTGCAGTAGGCAGAACAAAAGCTTTCTCCACATGTGGTTCTCATCTGACAGCAGTGGTTGTGTTCTATGGGTCTCTACTCTTCATGTACATGCAGCCCAAATCCACTCACTCCTTTGAAACTGATAAAACAGCCTCTGTGTTTTACACTTTAGTGATCCCCATGCTTAACCCCTTGATCTACAGCTTAAGAAACAAAGAGGTAAAAAATGCCTTCTACAGTGTCTTAAAAACTCAGTGCAAACATCATATTTAA
- the LOC134376476 gene encoding olfactory receptor 8K5-like has product MRQKNLTFLTEFVLMGVTRRPELQLPLFGIFLIIYMITVMGNLGMIVLTKVDSRLHTPMYFFIRHLAFLDLGNSTVICPKMLVNFVVEQNNISYYACATQLAFFLLFIISEFFILSAMAYDRYVAICNPLLYNVIMSPRLCHVLVGIPYLYSAFQALMFTIKIFTSTFCGSNVISHFYCDDVPLIPMLCSNEREIELLIILFSAFNLISSLTVVLVSYVIILLAICRMHSTEGRKKAFSTCGSHLTVVVVFYGSLLFMYVQPKSIHSFDTDKMASVFYTLVIPMLNPLIYSLRNKEVQNAFYRVFKNQYNFCI; this is encoded by the coding sequence atgagacaaaaaaatttaacatttctgaCCGAATTCGTTCTGATGGGAGTCACAAGGCGGCCTGAGCTGCAGCTTCCCCTTTTTGGCATTTTTCTCATCATCTACATGATCACAGTGATGGGCAACCTGGGCATGATTGTATTGACCAAGGTGGACTCTCGTCTGCATACTCCTATGTATTTCTTTATTAGACACCTGGCTTTCCTTGATCTTGGTAATTCTACTGTGATTTGTCCCAAGATGCTGGTAAATTTTGTTGTGgaacaaaataatatttcttattatGCATGTGCTACACAGCTGGCTTTCTTCCTTCTGTTCATTATCAGTGAATTTTTCATCTTGTCagccatggcctatgaccgctacgTGGCCATCTGTAACCCTCTGCTCTACAATGTCATCATGTCTCCGAGACTTTGTCATGTGCTGGTGGGAATTCCATACCTCTACAGTGCCTTTCAGGCTCTGATGTTCACTATTAAGATTTTTACGTCAACCTTCTGTGGCTCTAACGTCATCAGTCATTTCTACTGTGATGATGTCCCTTTGATACCTATGCTCTGTTCCAATGAACGAGAAATAGAATTGTTGATCATTCTATTTTCAGCATTTAATTTGATCTCCTCTCTAACAGTAGTCCTTGTATCTTACGTGATAATTCTCTTAGCCATATGTCGAATGCACTCTACAGAGGGTAGGAAAAAAGCTTTCTCCACATGTGGTTCTCATTTGACAGTGGTGGTTGTGTTCTACGGGTCTCTACTCTTCATGTACGTGCAGCCCAAGTCCATTCACTCCTTTGATACTGATAAAATGGCATCTGTGTTTTACACTTTAGTGATCCCCATGCTTAACCCCTTGATCTACAGCTTAAGAAACAAAGAAGTACAGAATGCCTTCTACAGGGTCTTTAAGAATCAATACAATTTTTGTATTTAG
- the LOC134375152 gene encoding olfactory receptor 8K3 translates to MEKHNLTVVNEFILTGITDRPELQAPLFGLFLIIYVISVVGNLGIIILTKVASRLQTPMYFFLRHLALTDLGYSTTVGPKMLVNFVADQNTISYYFCATQLAFFLVFIVSELFILSAMSYDRYVAICNPLLYTIVMSQRVCRLLVAIPYLYCTFVSLLVTIKIFTLSFCGYNIIRHFYCDSIPLLSLLCSNTQEIELIILILAAFDLISSLLVVLVSYLLILVTVLRMNSTEGRRKAFSTCGSHLTVVIVFYGTLIFMYVQPKSSHSSDTDKVTSIFYTLVIPMLNPLIYSLRNKDVKYALQRTLNNLCNIFHYV, encoded by the coding sequence ATGGAAAAACACAACCTAACAGTGGTGAACGAATTCATTCTGACGGGCATCACTGATCGCCCTGAGCTGCAGGCTCCATTATTTGGGCTGTTTCTCATCATCTATGTAATCTCAGTAGTTGGCAACTTGGGCATTATAATTCTCACCAAGGTGGCCTCCAGGCTGCAAACCCCCATGTACTTTTTTCTCAGACACCTGGCTCTTACTGATCTTGGTTATTCAACAACTGTGGGACCTAAAATGTTAGTAAATTTTGTTGCAGATCAGAACACAATCTCCTATTATTTTTGTGCCACACAGCTAGCTTTCTTTCTTGTCTTCATTGTTAGTGAACTTTTTATACTCTCCGCAATGTCCTATGATCGATATGTGGCCATCTGTAACCCTCTCCTCTACACAATTGTTATGTCACAAAGGGTATGTCGACTGTTGGTGGCAATTCCTTATCTCTACTGCACATTTGTGTCTCTTCTAGTTACCATCAAGATTTTCACCTTATCCTTCTGTGGCTACAATATCATCAGACATTTCTACTGTGACAGTATCCCCTTGTTATCTTTGCTTTGCTCAAATACACAAGAAATTGAATTGATAATTCTGATATTAGCAGCTTTTGATTTGATTTCATCTCTTCTGGTAGTTCTTGTGTCTTACCTGCTCATCCTCGTAACTGTTCTCAGGATGAACTCTACTGAGGGCAGGCGCAAAGCTTTCTCTACCTGTGGATCCCACCTGACTGTGGTCATAGTGTTCTATGGGACATTGATATTTATGTATGTGCAGCCCAAATCCAGTCATTCCTCCGACACTGATAAAGTGACTTCCATATTTTACACCCTGGTTATACCCATGTTGAATCCCTTGATCTATAGCTTGAGgaacaaagatgtaaaatatGCCTTACAAAGAACATTGAATAACTTATGCAATATTTTTCAttatgtatga